Proteins encoded in a region of the Onychostoma macrolepis isolate SWU-2019 chromosome 20, ASM1243209v1, whole genome shotgun sequence genome:
- the gtf2a1 gene encoding transcription initiation factor IIA subunit 1, whose translation MASSANSNQVPKLYRSVMEDVISEVRELFLDEGVDEQVLMELKTLWESKLMQSKAVEGFHTEEQQVLQAQQQQAQQAQLTQPQTQPQQVLLPPAQQAPQQQVIVQDPKVLQHMNATGMSAAATAATLALPAGVAPIQQLITPQGQILQVVRAANGAQYIIQPQQQMLLQQQVLPQMQPGGVQAPVIQQVLTPLQGGLSQQTGVIIQPQQIVLTGNKVQQNTQVMQATAMAVQPEQGTAHVQAQAQAPQQQPQQQQASQQPPMVLQVDGAGDTSSEEDEEEEDEYDEDEDEDKEKDGGEDGQVEEEPLNSGDDVSDEEDQELFDTENVVVCQYDKIHRSKNKWKFHLKDGIMNLNGRDYVFSKAIGDAEW comes from the exons CCTAAACTGTATAGATCAGTGATGGAGGATGTCATCAGTGAAGTCCGAGAGCTTTTCCTGGACGAGGGAGTGGATGAGCAGGTCCTGATGGAGCTGAAAACG CTGTGGGAGAGTAAGCTGATGCAGTCCAAGGCGGTGGAGGGTTTTCATACGGAGGAGCAGCAGGTTCTGCAAGCTCAACAGCAGCAAGCCCAACAAGCTCAGCTGACGCAACCACAAACCCAACCACAGCAAGTCCTCCTGCCTCCAGCGCAGCAGG CTCCTCAGCAGCAGGTCATTGTTCAGGATCCTAAGGTTCTCCAGCACATGAACGCCACTGGAATG AGTGCAGCAGCCACAGCAGCAACTTTGGCTTTACCCGCAGGTGTAGCACCGATTCAGCAACTTATCACCCCTCAGG GTCAGATCCTGCAGGTGGTCAGAGCTGCCAATGGAGCTCAATACATCATTCAGCCCCAGCAGCAAATGCTGCTGCAGCAGCAGGTTCTGCCACAGATGCAGCCTGGAGGTGTGCAGGCCCCCGTCATACAGCAG GTGTTGACTCCTCTTCAGGGAGGCCTTTCCCAGCAGACTGGAGTCATCATCCAGCCGCAGCAGATTGTCCTCACAGGAAATAAAGTACAGCAGAACACTCAG GTCATGCAGGCAACAGCGATGGCTGTGCAGCCGGAACAGGGAACTGCGCATGTGCAGGCTCAAGCACAGGCACCGCAACAACAGCCACAGCAGCAACAGGCCTCGCAGCAACCTCCCATGGTGCTCCAGGTGGACGGTGCAGGAGACACGTCCTCGGAGGAGGACGAAGAGGAGGAGGACGAGTATGATGAGGACGAGGATGAAGACAAAGAGAAAGATGGTGGAGAGGATGGCCAAGTGGAGGAG GAGCCATTAAACAGTGGAGATGACGTCAGCGATGAGGAAGATCAGGAGCTGTTCGACACTGAGAACGTGGTGGTTTGCCAGTATGACAAG ATTCACAGAAGTAAGAACAAATGGAAATTTCACCTGAAAGACGGGATAATGAATCTGAACGGGCGGGATTACGTGTTCTCCAAAGCCATTGGAGATGCAGAGTGGTAA